A genomic region of Drosophila kikkawai strain 14028-0561.14 chromosome X, DkikHiC1v2, whole genome shotgun sequence contains the following coding sequences:
- the Nup153 gene encoding nuclear pore complex protein Nup153 isoform X2: MSDPEDGQKVQRGPGTKARPAPLQAATPNQLHPLTPLKEVHEQEEEEEETAGASNNNTIMGKMKKRLSILPAALSGWFSPSSKPDAAASSPQQELHRQPNGCTKRKRGRRRIVLAEADAEADDVDDGSDARGLNYEEVALADNITEHDLAAEDEQTRRSEYNVFLLRRQRDALAATGGEEDDVEEDDVEEDVEEEECDEEDEDDVHGQVAKRQRLKMETTVSLPQMRRMPLSSSTPAASLVPASVSVGGARSNNNQLAPHRRTHLNLYQNQRNREPAFNFFTGNEAAAEGTTGDLPQSNRRSLNIPFGIVAGGGGGGSTISSATSRNNSSLSLSSLPNHKRPPLMMGKRPELRDRNLINSSGDRQHDLIINNNNNVEKPSRQIDLGSGGTTAPSGGGDSNSESDHVELNFHDNGDAHHNHNNSHLEFYGNLQSTKSLFNRTNAQPTLHNSTWSLNSLSNRRTFNASIYGSTSALSDSRLLSHRGSAASSASSSSSPFYQGPTAFGGNSANNRFFNRSSSAAPSSNSNSLLGNNSRFSMPGIGSGSIGMKPTEMRFNNPAETSGSSSAISKTTHRILHLLDRYSTPLIDVKRMGSVLKEHQSSRKMRNSAPAGSPYSLPRNSTSITGSLQSPVADLAELRSNKLLLPTMQQLLERRCLNRVTTNTRNLMQMPKQSVPVAEGTDTVVKAATKTVPSSVSAATPVVDQPSSHSHRSYKMRSKLSHQAQGRSKEVREEEAPPPPLDLPQISFPDMASTPKFDLVIGKTPGSHKADVPTTTVSKDNNSNTNNTLKKTNFLVNPQPINDVSLAANGASVTAAKRSFTFETPTPLSFNSQNTSAAQLNVIKRGFVFSAPIPLDAESKQVKAAMNGLPPQGFGEQFKKSGKEWDCDVCMVRNKAEAGKCVACETSKPGGVKASPAATTTLFEQFKKSSKEWDCEVCMVRNKVEVGKCVACETPKPKATALAAPSPLPPIVPIGGGFGDRFKKSSTAWECEACMVTNNEADSKCIACMTPRKAAMPTTKINNFPMTSVSGVGFGDAFKLKTGQWECQTCMVMNESTALECVACQTANPRLGSSEPSSSSSSSSSSSASSSTASAPASPRAANSVTSSTSFKFGFTPGTVAAVAPKQDAGFQQLVAAQKTASWNCDACLAQNEMSRNKCLCCEQLKPGSSPTSTTSTKSSGLTVPGGGSSVPKFTFGFAPVQPSKTGFTKEETKATTATSSTEETDAAAAPAPASALTQPFAFGAPPTLSSASSSTATTTTATISSTPALGGFSFGAPSSSSSTVSSSSANSMPVAKPMFSLSGAGGTASAVSSTSSSQQPASKTEAFGFGVSNAITTTTTSSTGFSLKPSATPATALQFAVIPASAADPAPAPAAAAAVAPSFSFGNPPKTVSTPAAAGTFFFGQPLASTSAPPAVNAGVSSIFGSTAAVSTSISTAAASSVSPNSTAVVAPSNPQPFSFGTATKKPEETTTAKPFVFGSGGLGATTTTTTTMPSFGWPSNGATGMNSSTSSGGSSAVTSTAAVSSSQGIMMTQPIFASSSAMFGAPSSITSSSSSSSLFGSTATTAAATPAAVSLGGNGGLATVFGNVGNSMVAPVATPAATLATAASGPLANIFGNPTAIAAPASSSSSSTSAFGSGSGGFGQGAAAATTPALGQGGGSTKPAFNFGGAVAATATSSGAPFNFGSSTAAAAKPTFNFTGSVTTASTPQAGAFTFTANPTAGPLAAGDAQGIFRFGAPSAAAEIGGAGLAGPGEAAASTSSFAIGGVPPMFNLSYATPQTEMQLQSASRPVCPKFADGSSQGAYSYAPPAAPVEMASQSAAKVAAVQAAIKIKLSNAMKRKVEEEKERGPQLLEMERLRKQSLINKYRYVRGVKSAAAAAAAAPRPPPPPEVVKTAVASASASQVTGVRLPFFNRNISIRNNNNRSQDAPQNISWEDSNNRVASATQPQWTGSGTAPATGANRRSLFKYVRCDTKATTGRRFSTD, from the exons ATGTCAGACCCTGAGGATGGTCAAAAAGTGCAGCGCGGTCCTGGGACCAAAGCTAGACCGGCACCCTTGCAAGCGGCGACGCCAAACCAGTTGCATCCCTTGACGCCGTTGAAGGAGGTGCACGAacaggaggaagaggaggaggagaccgCGGgagccagcaacaacaac ACCATCATGGGCAAGATGAAGAAGCGTTTGAGCATTCTGCCCGCCGCGCTAAGCGGTTGGTTCTCACCCTCATCGAAACCGGATGCTGCAGCCTCCTCCCCGCAACAGGAGCTGCACCGCCAACCCAACGGATGCACCAAACGAAAACGCGGTCGCCGTCGCATCGTCCTGGCCGAGGCAGATGCTGAGGCCGACGACGTGGACGATGGCAGCGATGCCAGGGGCCTCAACTACGAAGAGGTGGCTCTGGCCGATAATATAACCGAACATGACCTGGCCGCCGAGGATGAGCAGACGCGGCGAAGCGAGTACAATGTGTTTCTGCTACGCAGACAGCGGGATGCTCTCGCTGCGACTGGCGGCGAGGAGGATGATGTGGAGGAGGACGATGTCGAGGAAgatgtggaggaggaggaatgcgacgaggaggacgaagaCGATGTACATGGACAGGTGGCGAAGCGTCAACGTCTGAAG ATGGAGACCACTGTCAGCTTACCTCAAATGCGTCGCATGCCCTTGAGTTCATCCACGCCCGCTGCTTCTCTGGTGCCCGCATCCGTGTCTGTGGGTGGCGCTCGGAGCAATAACAACCAGTTAGCTCCACACCGTCGCACCCACCTAAATTTATATCAAAATCAGCGAAACCGCGAACCAGCATTTAACTTCTTCACCGGCAACGAAGCTGCCGCCGAGGGGACTACCGGCGATTTGCCTCAAAG TAACCGGCGTTCACTGAACATACCTTTTGGGATCGtcgccggcggcggcggcggcggcagtacCATCAGCAGCGCCACTAGccgcaacaacagcagctTATCCCTCTCCAGCCTGCCCAATCACAAGCGACCTCCGCTGATGATGGGCAAACGTCCTGAGCTTCGTGACCGGAACCTTATCAATTCTAGTGGCGATCGTCAGCACGATCTCattataaacaacaacaataatgtGGAGAAGCCAAGCAGACAAATTGATTTGGGTTCTGGTGGCACAACCGCCCCTAGCGGCGGAGGAGACTCAAACTCCGAGAGCGATCACGTTGAACTTAACTTCCACGACAACGGGGATGCTCaccacaaccacaacaacagccactTGGAGTTTTACGGTAACCTGCAGAGTACTAAATCTCTATTCAATAGAACCAACGCCCAGCCCACTCTGCACAATTCCACGTGGTCCCTGAATTCACTGAGCAATCGGCGGACATTCAACGCATCGATATACGGCAGCACCTCGGCCCTGAGCGACAGTCGCCTGCTAAGTCACAGGGGCTCAGCAGCATCCTCCGCCAGTTCATCAAGCTCACCCTTTTACCAAGGACCCACTGCCTTTGGCGGCAACTCGGCAAATAATCGCTTCTTTAATCGCAGTTCATCGGCCGCCCCctcctccaactccaactccctGCTGGGTAACAATTCTCGCTTCAGTATGCCGGGCATCGGATCTGGTAGTATTGGCATGAAGCCAACAGAAATGCGCTTTAATAATCCTGCAGAGACAAGTGGTAGTAGCTCCGCCATATCGAAAACCACGCATCGCATCCTTCACCTGCTGGACAGGTACTCCACGCCGCTGATTGATGTCAAGCGCATGGGCAGTGTCCTCAAGGAGCACCAGAGCAGTCGCAAGATGCGCAATAGTGCGCCAGCAGGCAGTCCCTATTCTCTGCCTCGCAATTCGACGAGTATAACTGGATCCTTGCAGAGTCCTGTTGCCGATTTGGCGGAGCTGCGCTCGAACAAATTACTATTGCCCACaatgcagcagctgctggaacGCCGGTGTCTGAACCGGGTGACTACCAACACGCGCAATTTGATGCAGATGCCCAAACAGAGTGTCCCAGTAGCGGAGGGCACTGACACAGTGGTAAAGGCTGCAACAAAAACGGTGCCATCATCGGTGTCCGCGGCGACGCCGGTTGTGGATCAACCGTCCAGCCATAGTCATCGTTCGTACAAGATGCGTTCAAAGCTCTCACACCAGGCGCAGGGGCGAAGCAAGGAGGTGCGCGAGGAGGAGGCCCCTCCACCTCCGCTGGATCTTCCCCAGATCAGTTTCCCGGACATGGCCAGTACGCCCAAGTTCGATCTGGTTATTGGGAAGACCCCCGGATCCCACAAGGCCGACGTCCCAACGACAACGGTAAGCAAGGACAACAACAGTAATACCAACAACACCTTAAAAAAGACCAACTTTCTGGTCAATCCGCAACCGATAAACGATGTTAGCCTTGCAGCGAATGGAGCAAGTGTCACGGCAGCCAAACGTAGCTTTACCTTCGAAACACCAACGCCACTATCGTTCAACTCGCAGAATACCTCTGCGGCCCAGCTTAATGTTATTAAACGTGGCTTTGTCTTCTCAGCGCCGATTCCTCTTGATGCCGAATCAAAGCAAGTAAAGGCGGCGATGAATGGCCTACCACCGCAGGGCTTCGGTGAACAATTCAAGAAATCGGGCAAAGAATGGGACTGTGATGTGTGTATGGTGCGTAATAAGGCCGAGGCTGGCAAGTGTGTGGCCTGCGAGACGTCTAAACCGGGTGGGGTCAAGGCTTCTCCAGCGGCAACAACTACTCTCTTTGAACAATTCAAGAAATCGAGCAAGGAATGGGACTGCGAGGTGTGTATGGTGCGTAACAAGGTCGAGGTTGGGAAGTGCGTGGCCTGCGAGACGCCCAAACCAAAAGCAACTGCTCTGGCAGCTCCATCTCCCTTGCCTCCGATTGTGCCCATTGGTGGAGGCTTTGGAGATCGTTTTAAGAAGTCGTCGACTGCCTGGGAGTGCGAGGCCTGCATGGTCACCAATAATGAGGCGGACAGCAAGTGCATTGCTTGCATGACTCCACGGAAGGCGGCGATGCCAACAACGAAGATTAACAATTTCCCAATGACATCGGTGTCCGGTGTTGGTTTTGGGGATGCCTTTAAGCTCAAGACCGGTCAGTGGGAGTGCCAGACTTGCATGGTGATGAATGAATCAACTGCCTTGGAGTGCGTGGCCTGCCAGACTGCAAATCCCCGTCTTGGCAGCTCTGAGCCATCCTCGAGCTCATCCTCATCTTCGTCTTCCTCGGCGTCCTCTTCAACGGCGTCGGCACCAGCCTCACCGCGCGCCGCCAACAGTGTCACCTCCAGCACCAGTTTTAAGTTTGGCTTCACCCCTggaactgttgctgctgttgcgccCAAGCAGGATGCTGGTTTCCAGCAGCTGGTGGCTGCCCAAAAGACCGCCAGTTGGAATTGCGATGCATGCTTGGCCCAGAACGAAATGTCGCGCAACAAGTGCCTCTGTTGTGAGCAGCTTAAGCCCGGCAGCAGTCCCACCAGTACTACCAGTACCAAGAGCAGCGGCCTGACGGTTCCTGGAGGCGGCAGTTCGGTACCAAAGTTTACTTTTGGATTTGCCCCTGTCCAGCCATCAAAAACTGGCTTCACCAAGGAGGAAACAAAGGCAACGACGGCCACTTCAAGCACAGAGGAAAcggatgcagcagcagctccagctccggcaTCAGCTCTAACCCAGCCGTTTGCATTTGGAGCGCCACCTACTTTAAGCTCTGCCAGCTCAAGCACCGCCACgaccaccaccgccaccatTAGCAGCACTCCGGCTTTAGGTGGCTTTAGCTTTGGTGCTCcatcttcctcctcctcgacGGTGTCCAGCTCTAGCGCCAACTCAATGCCTGTTGCCAAGCCCATGTTCAGCTTATCGGGAGCGGGAGGAACTGCTAGCGCCGTGAGCAGCACCAGTAGTAGCCAGCAGCCGGCATCCAAGACAGAGGCTTTTGGCTTTGGTGTCAGCAATGCCATAACGACGACCACCACCTCATCGACAGGCTTTTCCCTAAAGCCATCAGCAACCCCAGCGACAGCCCTACAGTTTGCTGTCATTCCAGCATCTGCTGCGGatccagctccagcaccagctgcagctgcagctgtaGCTCCTAGCTTTAGCTTTGGCAATCCACCGAAAACAGTGTCAACTCCAGCCGCCGCCGGTACCTTCTTCTTTGGCCAGCCACTGGCGAGCACTTCAGCGCCACCCGCAGTCAATGCCGGCGTCAGCTCAATTTTCggatcaacagcagcagtcagcaccagcatcagcacaGCAGCCGCCAGCTCAGTCAGCCCCAATAGTACTGCCGTCGTGGCCCCATCTAATCCACAGCCGTTTAGCTTTGGAACAGCTACTAAGAAACCCGAGGAGACGACAACGGCAAAGCCCTTTGTCTTTGGCTCCGGCGGATTGGGagcaacaacgacgacgacgacgacaatgCCTAGCTTTGGCTGGCCCAGTAATGGAGCCACGGGGATgaacagcagcaccagcagcggcggcagcagtgCAGTCACCAGCACAGCGGCGGTGTCATCCTCACAGGGTATTATGATGACCCAGCCTATATTTGCCAGCAGCAGTGCTATGTTTGGAGCTCCCAGCAGCattaccagcagcagcagcagcagctcactATTCGGTTCGACGGCCACAACAGCGGCAGCCACTCCGGCGGCTGTTAGCTTGGGTGGAAACGGAGGTCTTGCCACCGTCTTTGGAAATGTGGGTAACTCCATGGTGGCGCCCGTAGCCACACCAGCTGCAACGCTTGCGACTGCTGCCTCGGGGCCGCTGGCCAATATCTTTGGCAATCCCACGGCCATTGCCGCGCCagcttcatcatcatcatcgtcaacATCGGCGTTTGGAAGCGGCAGTGGAGGATTTGGACAAGGCGCTGCTGCAGCCACGACCCCGGCATTGGGCCAGGGAGGAGGATCAACGAAGCCTGCATTTAACTTTGGAGGAGCAGTAGCTGCCACGGCAACT TCCTCCGGTGCTCCATTCAACTTTGGCTCCAGCACTGCGGCAGCCGCCAAGCCAACATTCAATTTTACGGGTTCGGTAACGACGGCCTCTACACCGCAGGCGGGCGCATTTACCTTCACGGCAAATCCAACGGCCGGTCCTCTAGCAGCCGGCGAT GCCCAGGGTATCTTTCGGTTTGGTGCTCCATCAGCGGCGGCGGAAATAGGAGGAGCGGGATTAGCGGGACCGGGAGAAGCCGCtgcctccacctcctcctttGCAATTGGCGGTGTGCCGCCGATGTTCAATTTAAGCTACGCAACGCCGCAAACAGAGATGCAG CTTCAATCAGCCAGCCGGCCAGTCTGCCCAAAATTCGCAGATGGTTCGTCGCAAGGTGCGTACTCCTATGCGCCGCCTGCCGCCCCGGTAGAAATGGCATCGCAATCGGCCGCCAAGGTAGCTGCTGTTCAGGccgccataaaaataaaattgtcgAATGCGATGAAGAggaaggtggaggaggagaaggagcgaGGGCCGCAGCTGCTGGAGATGGAGCGGCTTCGAAAGCAGAGTCTGATTAACAAGTACCGTTATGTGCGGGGAGTAaaaagtgcagcagcagcagcagcagcagcaccaagaccaccaccaccaccagaaGTAGTCAAAACAGCAGTAGCCTCCGCATCAGCATCCCAGGTGACAGGTGTTCGACTTCCTTTTTTCAATAGGAACATCAGCatcagaaacaacaacaaccgaaGCCAAGATGCTCCCCAGAATATCAGCTGGGAAGACAGCAACAACCGGGTGGCATCGGCCACACAACCGCAGTGGACGGGAAGTGGAACTGCCCCCGCTACTGGAGCCAATCGACGCAGTCTCTTCAAGTATGTGCGATGCGACACTAAAGCGACGACGGGAAGACGCTTCTCAACTGactga